In the genome of Notamacropus eugenii isolate mMacEug1 chromosome 5, mMacEug1.pri_v2, whole genome shotgun sequence, one region contains:
- the EMC1 gene encoding ER membrane protein complex subunit 1 isoform X2, with translation MRKLMRRQQYIGKLKFASLECAPGSKKMVVATEENVIAALNSRTGAILWRHVDKGTQEGVIDALLLHGQDALTVSSGGRILRSWETNIGGLNWEMSLDSGSFQMASLVGLQDVVKYVAVLKRTTLTLHYLSNGHQKWMEQLPKSESVQYQMVYSYGTGVLWVLGVVPNSHVNVVTFHVEDGEMVQQVRVSAPWLKSLSGICGVVGKAVLVCPDPGTRSLFTLALETEEEMKRTPLQALELEFGQGFQPWVLPTQPSPTSASRPQFFLQLAPSHFALLQYRPEGLSLLRSFPQTALVSFGTSGEKTVAAVMTCRTEAQKGGSVEETLTKSTSDKSSTQEPLVCTNQTYTINLYLAETGRRLLDTSITFSLEQNGTRPERLYIQVFLKKDDSVGYRALVQTDDHLLLFLQQLAGKMLLWSREESLAEVVSLEMVDLPLTGAQAELEGEFGKKADGLLGMFLKRLSSQLILLQAWTAHLWKMFYDARKPRSQIKNEINIDNLARDEFNLQKMVVMVTASGKLFGIESSSGTILWKQYLPNIDPDSSFKLMVQRTTAHFPHPPQCILLVKDKKTGRSSLYVFNPIFGKWSQVAPPVLKRPILQALLLPIMDQDYAKALLLIDDEYKVTAFPASRNVLRQLQEMAPSIFFYLVDSEWGRLSGFRLRKDLTTELSWELTIPPEVQRIVMVKGKRTSEHVHSQGRVMGDRSVLYKSLNPNLLAVVTESTDLHHERTFIGIYLIDGVTGRIIHSSVQKKARGPVHLVHSENWVVYQYWNTKARRNEFTVLELYEGTEQYNATAFSSLDRPQLPQVLQQSYIFPSSISAMEATITERGITSRHLLIGLPSGAILSLPKALLDPRRPEIPTEQSREENLIPYSPDVQIHAERFINYNQTISRMRGIYTAPSGLESTCLVVAYGLDIYQTRVYPSKQFDVLKDDYDYVLISSVLFGLVFATMITKRLAQVKLLNRAWR, from the exons GAGGCAACAGTATATTGGGAAGCTTAAGTTTGCTTCCTTGGAATGTGCCCCTGGATCAAAGAAGATGGTTGTGGCTACAGAGGAGAATGTGATTGCAGCTCTGAACTCCCGGACAGGGGCTATCT TGTGGCGCCATGTAGACAAGGGTACTCAGGAGGGTGTCATCGATGCCCTGCTTCTTCATGGGCAAG ATGCCCTCACTGTATCCAGTGGGGGCCGGATCCTTCGCTCCTGGGAGACCAACATTGGGGGTTTGAACTGGGAGATGTCCTTGGATTCTGGCAG TTTTCAGATGGCCAGCCTGGTGGGCTTGCAAGATGTGGTGAAATATGTAGCAGTGCTGAAGAGGACCACGCTCACTCTTCATTACCTTTCCAATGGACACCAGAAGTGGATGGAACAACTTCCAAAAAG tGAGAGCGTCCAGTATCAGATGGTGTATTCATATGGCACTGGAGTGTTGTGGGTCCTGGGGGTTGTTCCCAACAGTCATGTGAATGTTGTGACCTTTCATGTGGAAGATGGCGAGATGGTTCAGCAG GTCAGGGTTTCTGCACCGTGGCTGAAGAGCTTAAGTGGGATTTGTGGTGTGGTAGGCAAGGCTGTGCTGGTGTGCCCTGACCCAGGCACGCGTTCTCTTTTCACTTTGGCCCTGGAGACAGAGGAGGAGATGAAAAGAACGCCGCTGCAG GCCCTGGAGCTAGAATTTGGCCAAGGTTTTCAGCCCTGGGTCCTACCCACCCAGCCCAGTCCCACAAGTGCCTCCCGGCCGCAGTTCTTCTTGCAGCTGGCCCCCAGCCATTTTGCTCTGCTGCAGTACCGCCCAGAAGGCCTGAGTCTACTTCGAAGCTTCCCACAG aCTGCCCTGGTGAGCTTTGGTACCAGTGGGGAGAAGACTGTGGCTGCTGTGATGACCTGCCGTACTGAAGCT cAAAAAGGCGGGAGTGTTGAAGAGACGCTGACAAAGAGCACCTCGGACAAGTCTAGCACACAG GAACCCCTTGTTTGCACTAACCAAACTTACACCATTAACCTGTACTTGGCGGAGACTGGAAGGCGGCTGCTTGACACCTCAATCACCTTCAGCCTGGAGCAGAATGGTACCCGGCCTGAGCGG TTGTatatccaggtctttctgaagaaggATGATTCAGTGGGCTACCGGGCTCTGGTGCAGACCGACGAccaccttctcctcttccttcagcAGCTGG CTGGAAAAATGCTGCTCTGGAGCCGAGAGGAGTCACTGGCAGAAGTAGTGAGCTTGGAGATGGTAGACCTACCCCTGACTGGGGCCCAGGCGGAGCTGGAAGGAGAGTTTGGCAAGAAGGCAG ATGGCCTTCTGGGGATGTTCTTGAAGCGCCTGTCCTCCCAGCTCATCCTGCTGCAGGCCTGGACCGCCCACCTCTGGAAAATGTTTTATGATGCTCGGAAGCCTCGAAGTCAGATCAAGAATGAGATCAATATTGACAACTTGGCAAGGGATGAGTTCAACCTGCAgaagatggtggtgatggtgacgGCCTCAGGCaag CTTTTCGGCATTGAGAGCAGCTCAGGCACCATCCTGTGGAAGCAGTACTTGCCCAATATCGATCCTGACTCCTCCTTCAAGTTGATGGTGCAGAGAACCACAGctcacttcccccaccccccacagtgCATTCTGCTTGTGAAGGACAAG AAAACTGGAAGGAGTTCTCTGTATGTCTTCAACCCCATTTTTGGGAAATGGAGCCAGGTGGCTCCTCCCGTGCTGAAGCGGCCCATCTTACAAGCCTTGCTTCTGCCCATCATGGACCAGGACTACGCCAAGGCACTGCTGCTCATCGATGACGAGTATAAG GTCACAGCTTTCCCAGCCAGCCGTAACGTCTTGCGTCAGTTACAAGAGATGGCGCCTTCCATCTTCTTCTATCTCGTAGATTCAGAATGGGGCCGACTGTCCGGATTCAGGCTGCGCAAG GACTTGACAACAGAGCTGAGCTGGGAACTGACCATCCCACCAGAAGTACAGAGAATAGTGATGGTGAAAGGCAAGCGTACCAGTGAGCACGTGCACTCACAGGGCCGAGTGATGGGTGACCGCAGTGTACTCTATAAG AGCTTGAACCCCAATCTGCTGGCTGTGGTGACAGAGAGCACAGACTTGCATCATGAACGCACCTTTATTGGCATCTACCTCATTGATGGAGTCACGGGGCGTATCATCCATTCCTCAGTACAGAAGAAAGCCAGAGGACCTGTCCATCTTGTGCATTCAGAGAACTGGGTGGTG TACCAATATTGGAACACCAAGGCCCGCCGTAATGAATTCACAGTGCTGGAGCTCTATGAAGGGACAGAGCAGTATAATGCTACAGCCTTCAGCTCTCTGGATCGCCCACAACTCCCCCAGGTCCTCCAGCAGTCATACATCTTCCCCTCATCCATCAGTGCCATGGAGGCCACCATCACAGAACGTGGTATCACCAGTCGCCATCTACTCA TTGGACTACCCTCAGGAGCAATTCTCTCTCTGCCAAAGGCCCTGCTAGATCCTCGCCGTCCTGAGATCCCAACAGAGCAAAGCAG AGAAGAGAATTTGATCCCATATTCTCCAGATGTACAGATCCATGCGGAGAGGTTCATCAATTACAATCAGACTATCTCCAGAATGAGAGGCATCTACACTGCTCCTTCTGGTCTGGAGTCCACCTGTCTG GTTGTGGCATATGGGCTAGACATTTACCAAACCCGTGTCTACCCATCCAAACAGTTTGATGTCTTGAAAGACGACTATGACTATGTATTGATCAGCAGCGTCCTCTTTGGCTTGGTCTTTGCCACCATGATCACAAAGAGACTGGCGCAAGTGAAGCTTCTGAATCGTGCTTGGCGGTAA
- the EMC1 gene encoding ER membrane protein complex subunit 1 isoform X1, whose amino-acid sequence MAAALAARLWLLAAFLAPATAVYEDQVGKFDWRQQYIGKLKFASLECAPGSKKMVVATEENVIAALNSRTGAILWRHVDKGTQEGVIDALLLHGQDALTVSSGGRILRSWETNIGGLNWEMSLDSGSFQMASLVGLQDVVKYVAVLKRTTLTLHYLSNGHQKWMEQLPKSESVQYQMVYSYGTGVLWVLGVVPNSHVNVVTFHVEDGEMVQQVRVSAPWLKSLSGICGVVGKAVLVCPDPGTRSLFTLALETEEEMKRTPLQALELEFGQGFQPWVLPTQPSPTSASRPQFFLQLAPSHFALLQYRPEGLSLLRSFPQTALVSFGTSGEKTVAAVMTCRTEAQKGGSVEETLTKSTSDKSSTQEPLVCTNQTYTINLYLAETGRRLLDTSITFSLEQNGTRPERLYIQVFLKKDDSVGYRALVQTDDHLLLFLQQLAGKMLLWSREESLAEVVSLEMVDLPLTGAQAELEGEFGKKADGLLGMFLKRLSSQLILLQAWTAHLWKMFYDARKPRSQIKNEINIDNLARDEFNLQKMVVMVTASGKLFGIESSSGTILWKQYLPNIDPDSSFKLMVQRTTAHFPHPPQCILLVKDKKTGRSSLYVFNPIFGKWSQVAPPVLKRPILQALLLPIMDQDYAKALLLIDDEYKVTAFPASRNVLRQLQEMAPSIFFYLVDSEWGRLSGFRLRKDLTTELSWELTIPPEVQRIVMVKGKRTSEHVHSQGRVMGDRSVLYKSLNPNLLAVVTESTDLHHERTFIGIYLIDGVTGRIIHSSVQKKARGPVHLVHSENWVVYQYWNTKARRNEFTVLELYEGTEQYNATAFSSLDRPQLPQVLQQSYIFPSSISAMEATITERGITSRHLLIGLPSGAILSLPKALLDPRRPEIPTEQSREENLIPYSPDVQIHAERFINYNQTISRMRGIYTAPSGLESTCLVVAYGLDIYQTRVYPSKQFDVLKDDYDYVLISSVLFGLVFATMITKRLAQVKLLNRAWR is encoded by the exons GAGGCAACAGTATATTGGGAAGCTTAAGTTTGCTTCCTTGGAATGTGCCCCTGGATCAAAGAAGATGGTTGTGGCTACAGAGGAGAATGTGATTGCAGCTCTGAACTCCCGGACAGGGGCTATCT TGTGGCGCCATGTAGACAAGGGTACTCAGGAGGGTGTCATCGATGCCCTGCTTCTTCATGGGCAAG ATGCCCTCACTGTATCCAGTGGGGGCCGGATCCTTCGCTCCTGGGAGACCAACATTGGGGGTTTGAACTGGGAGATGTCCTTGGATTCTGGCAG TTTTCAGATGGCCAGCCTGGTGGGCTTGCAAGATGTGGTGAAATATGTAGCAGTGCTGAAGAGGACCACGCTCACTCTTCATTACCTTTCCAATGGACACCAGAAGTGGATGGAACAACTTCCAAAAAG tGAGAGCGTCCAGTATCAGATGGTGTATTCATATGGCACTGGAGTGTTGTGGGTCCTGGGGGTTGTTCCCAACAGTCATGTGAATGTTGTGACCTTTCATGTGGAAGATGGCGAGATGGTTCAGCAG GTCAGGGTTTCTGCACCGTGGCTGAAGAGCTTAAGTGGGATTTGTGGTGTGGTAGGCAAGGCTGTGCTGGTGTGCCCTGACCCAGGCACGCGTTCTCTTTTCACTTTGGCCCTGGAGACAGAGGAGGAGATGAAAAGAACGCCGCTGCAG GCCCTGGAGCTAGAATTTGGCCAAGGTTTTCAGCCCTGGGTCCTACCCACCCAGCCCAGTCCCACAAGTGCCTCCCGGCCGCAGTTCTTCTTGCAGCTGGCCCCCAGCCATTTTGCTCTGCTGCAGTACCGCCCAGAAGGCCTGAGTCTACTTCGAAGCTTCCCACAG aCTGCCCTGGTGAGCTTTGGTACCAGTGGGGAGAAGACTGTGGCTGCTGTGATGACCTGCCGTACTGAAGCT cAAAAAGGCGGGAGTGTTGAAGAGACGCTGACAAAGAGCACCTCGGACAAGTCTAGCACACAG GAACCCCTTGTTTGCACTAACCAAACTTACACCATTAACCTGTACTTGGCGGAGACTGGAAGGCGGCTGCTTGACACCTCAATCACCTTCAGCCTGGAGCAGAATGGTACCCGGCCTGAGCGG TTGTatatccaggtctttctgaagaaggATGATTCAGTGGGCTACCGGGCTCTGGTGCAGACCGACGAccaccttctcctcttccttcagcAGCTGG CTGGAAAAATGCTGCTCTGGAGCCGAGAGGAGTCACTGGCAGAAGTAGTGAGCTTGGAGATGGTAGACCTACCCCTGACTGGGGCCCAGGCGGAGCTGGAAGGAGAGTTTGGCAAGAAGGCAG ATGGCCTTCTGGGGATGTTCTTGAAGCGCCTGTCCTCCCAGCTCATCCTGCTGCAGGCCTGGACCGCCCACCTCTGGAAAATGTTTTATGATGCTCGGAAGCCTCGAAGTCAGATCAAGAATGAGATCAATATTGACAACTTGGCAAGGGATGAGTTCAACCTGCAgaagatggtggtgatggtgacgGCCTCAGGCaag CTTTTCGGCATTGAGAGCAGCTCAGGCACCATCCTGTGGAAGCAGTACTTGCCCAATATCGATCCTGACTCCTCCTTCAAGTTGATGGTGCAGAGAACCACAGctcacttcccccaccccccacagtgCATTCTGCTTGTGAAGGACAAG AAAACTGGAAGGAGTTCTCTGTATGTCTTCAACCCCATTTTTGGGAAATGGAGCCAGGTGGCTCCTCCCGTGCTGAAGCGGCCCATCTTACAAGCCTTGCTTCTGCCCATCATGGACCAGGACTACGCCAAGGCACTGCTGCTCATCGATGACGAGTATAAG GTCACAGCTTTCCCAGCCAGCCGTAACGTCTTGCGTCAGTTACAAGAGATGGCGCCTTCCATCTTCTTCTATCTCGTAGATTCAGAATGGGGCCGACTGTCCGGATTCAGGCTGCGCAAG GACTTGACAACAGAGCTGAGCTGGGAACTGACCATCCCACCAGAAGTACAGAGAATAGTGATGGTGAAAGGCAAGCGTACCAGTGAGCACGTGCACTCACAGGGCCGAGTGATGGGTGACCGCAGTGTACTCTATAAG AGCTTGAACCCCAATCTGCTGGCTGTGGTGACAGAGAGCACAGACTTGCATCATGAACGCACCTTTATTGGCATCTACCTCATTGATGGAGTCACGGGGCGTATCATCCATTCCTCAGTACAGAAGAAAGCCAGAGGACCTGTCCATCTTGTGCATTCAGAGAACTGGGTGGTG TACCAATATTGGAACACCAAGGCCCGCCGTAATGAATTCACAGTGCTGGAGCTCTATGAAGGGACAGAGCAGTATAATGCTACAGCCTTCAGCTCTCTGGATCGCCCACAACTCCCCCAGGTCCTCCAGCAGTCATACATCTTCCCCTCATCCATCAGTGCCATGGAGGCCACCATCACAGAACGTGGTATCACCAGTCGCCATCTACTCA TTGGACTACCCTCAGGAGCAATTCTCTCTCTGCCAAAGGCCCTGCTAGATCCTCGCCGTCCTGAGATCCCAACAGAGCAAAGCAG AGAAGAGAATTTGATCCCATATTCTCCAGATGTACAGATCCATGCGGAGAGGTTCATCAATTACAATCAGACTATCTCCAGAATGAGAGGCATCTACACTGCTCCTTCTGGTCTGGAGTCCACCTGTCTG GTTGTGGCATATGGGCTAGACATTTACCAAACCCGTGTCTACCCATCCAAACAGTTTGATGTCTTGAAAGACGACTATGACTATGTATTGATCAGCAGCGTCCTCTTTGGCTTGGTCTTTGCCACCATGATCACAAAGAGACTGGCGCAAGTGAAGCTTCTGAATCGTGCTTGGCGGTAA